TTGCGGAACGCCGTGCCGGCGGCGTATCGGCGAGACGTTTGGGATTCGTCTGATATATGGGACTGCCGCAAACTCTTAGACTTGTTCTGCTGCGTTGACCCCCATGAGTAAGCGCAAGCGATGTTGTTGTAACTCTCCGACTTTCCGCTCACGCTTCCCCGGTGTGAGCGGTTTTTTTCGTTTGTGCGATCCGTTGCATGCACCTGCGAAGACGCTGTGAGGCGCTTGCCTTTACCTGCCTTTACGCCTGCGTCGCGAAAGCGGCGGTTGCGAGTCGCAAGGTGTAGTCGCGCACGTCCTCGGGCTATGCCGCGACGGTCTCTTCGAAAAGCGCGGGATCGTCGGCATATAGTGCGCAAGTGGCATATTCATAGCGCGGCAAATTGCCCGCCAGCGCGGTCATGAAGCGGTACACGGCTTCCTGCGCAGCAAGTTCGCGATTCTTGTCCTCGCCGGCAGCGCGCGCCGCATCGACCAGTTTGCGCAGTGCAACCGAAGCGCCGCCCGACCGGCCTACCGGTGACGTCGTCGAAGACCAGGACCGGCGCCTGTTCGCTGTCGCGTACCTCAGACTGAGTTCCGCGCTTCGGTGCCCGGCGCCACCGTGGCGGCCCGACCGGGCGCCGCGCCCGTCACGGTCCGATAGCACAGCACGCGATTGCGGCCCGTATCTTTGGCTTCGTAGAGCGCGTCGTCGGCAGCATTCAGGAGCGCGCGACTCGCTGCGAATGCCTGACCGCGCGTACCGGCGATACCGATACTCACCGTCAGCACATGATGCGAACTCGCCACGTGGCGAAGCTGGAGCGCCTGAACCGCAGCGCGAATCTTTTCGGCGATAAAGCTTGCGCCTGTTTCATCGGTATCCGGCAGCAGCACAGCGAACTCTTCGCCGCCGTAGCGCGCCGCCGTGTCGCCCGGACGCCGCACACTCTGCGAGATGCAGCGGGCCACGGCGGTGAGCGCGTCGTCGCCGGCGGAATGGCCGTACAGGTCATTGAAACCCTTGAAACTGTCGACGTCGATCAGCAGCATCGACAGCGGCCACGCGTTGCGCTGCGCGCGGCGCCACTCTTCCTCCGCCTGCTCCTCGAAGGTGCGGCGATTGCTCAGGCCGGTCAGCCCGTCGGTGCGCGCCAGCACGCGCAACTCTTCCTCGGCCGCCCGGCGATGCCGCAACTGGTACGAGAACAGGACCGCCAGCGCAATGATCGTCAAGTCGAGCGCGGCGATCAGCGAGCCGATGATCCACGCGCGATGCCGCCATTCCACGTAGATATCGCGCGTGGACAGCGCAACGTCGAGGATCAGCGGATACATGTCGATATGACGGAACGCGTACCAGCGCTCGACGCCGTCGATTGCCGCCGTCCCGAAGAAATCCCCGCTCGGCTGCTGGGTGAAGCGCGAGTAATTGGCGGTGCCGGTCAGGTTGATGCCGATGATCTTCGGATCGTAAGGACGCCGCATCAGCATTGTGCCGTCGTTCAGCATGAGCGCCATCGAGCCGCCGGCTCCCAGGTGCATGCCCGCGAACAGGCTGCGGAAATAGGTGAGGCGCATGGTGCCGGCCACCACGCCGCCGAAACTGCCGTCCGGCCGCGTGAGACGCCGGCTCAGCGCGATGCTGACTTCCTTGCCGCTGATTTTCGGCATGAACGGATGGCTGATGTACAGGCCGACGTTGGGAGAGTCCCGCTGCACCTTGAAGTAATCGCGGTCGGCGAGATTGACGTGGCGCGGCGGGGTGGCTTGCGAGTCGAACCTGACGTTGCCGGCTTCGTCGGTCACGAGGATCGAACCCATGTCTTTGGCGCTCGCCGAGCCGTCGAACAACACCATCTGGCGGATGGCCGGATCCAGCTCCAGCACGCCGGGCTGTTTCAGGCCGTCGATCACCGCGCGCAGCGAGAGATCGTAAATCTCCAGATTGCGCGACACGTCGCGCTCGACCAGCAGCGACACGTTGAAGACCGAATCCTGGGCGCGCCGCAATGCGTCGTCGCGCATCTGCGCCAGCACCCA
The nucleotide sequence above comes from Paraburkholderia sp. FT54. Encoded proteins:
- a CDS encoding DUF2239 family protein, which encodes MLSDRDGRGARSGRHGGAGHRSAELSLRYATANRRRSWSSTTSPVGRSGGASVALRKLVDAARAAGEDKNRELAAQEAVYRFMTALAGNLPRYEYATCALYADDPALFEETVAA
- a CDS encoding diguanylate cyclase, producing the protein MVTRRPNLVIAISIVLASAILAIAVWVLAQMRDDALRRAQDSVFNVSLLVERDVSRNLEIYDLSLRAVIDGLKQPGVLELDPAIRQMVLFDGSASAKDMGSILVTDEAGNVRFDSQATPPRHVNLADRDYFKVQRDSPNVGLYISHPFMPKISGKEVSIALSRRLTRPDGSFGGVVAGTMRLTYFRSLFAGMHLGAGGSMALMLNDGTMLMRRPYDPKIIGINLTGTANYSRFTQQPSGDFFGTAAIDGVERWYAFRHIDMYPLILDVALSTRDIYVEWRHRAWIIGSLIAALDLTIIALAVLFSYQLRHRRAAEEELRVLARTDGLTGLSNRRTFEEQAEEEWRRAQRNAWPLSMLLIDVDSFKGFNDLYGHSAGDDALTAVARCISQSVRRPGDTAARYGGEEFAVLLPDTDETGASFIAEKIRAAVQALQLRHVASSHHVLTVSIGIAGTRGQAFAASRALLNAADDALYEAKDTGRNRVLCYRTVTGAAPGRAATVAPGTEARNSV